In Granulicatella elegans, one genomic interval encodes:
- a CDS encoding chloride channel protein yields MNSCKLKEKILLGIVSVIVGVITGVLTSFFGQVLLKVSELRVEYFWYFIPFLAVVGFLFHKVYLKYGKNAVEGMNIVFRIGQGEDNRISKWLIPFMMIGTWLAHLFGASVGREGVAVQLGATVANQFQQWFSSKRNRQILLMIGMASGFAGLFGTPLAATFFAIEVMIVGQLQIDALFYALLSSFISMNVAQSLGLEKFMVGIPVEIQFDETLVKMVVLGIAFGLTGRLFSVSLAYLKKYWSTKIPSPTLRIFLLGMVVSILIAAFGSGRYAGLGTNLIHASFYSETIDVQDWILKLGLTVFSLSAGFLGGEVTPLFSIGSSLGIVMSSWLEISPVVAAALGYGAVFGSATNTWLAPIFIIGEVFGYSMMPYAAIVCIVAFVVNGNNSIYGQQKIFELEKQIFK; encoded by the coding sequence GTGAATTCATGTAAACTAAAGGAAAAAATTTTACTAGGAATAGTAAGTGTCATTGTCGGAGTGATTACTGGAGTTTTAACATCCTTTTTTGGACAAGTATTATTAAAAGTGTCCGAACTAAGGGTAGAATATTTTTGGTATTTCATTCCGTTTTTAGCAGTAGTAGGATTTTTATTTCATAAAGTTTATTTAAAATACGGGAAAAATGCTGTTGAAGGGATGAATATTGTCTTTCGAATCGGGCAAGGAGAGGACAATCGCATCTCAAAATGGTTAATTCCTTTTATGATGATTGGAACATGGCTAGCTCATTTATTTGGAGCAAGTGTAGGTCGTGAAGGAGTTGCGGTTCAATTAGGAGCAACGGTTGCAAATCAGTTTCAACAATGGTTTTCTTCTAAGAGAAATCGTCAAATTTTATTAATGATTGGGATGGCAAGTGGTTTTGCTGGATTATTTGGGACTCCTCTTGCAGCGACTTTTTTTGCGATTGAAGTAATGATTGTAGGTCAATTACAAATTGACGCCTTATTTTATGCATTATTGTCTAGTTTTATTTCAATGAATGTCGCCCAAAGTTTAGGGCTAGAGAAATTTATGGTTGGTATTCCTGTAGAAATTCAGTTCGATGAGACTTTAGTTAAGATGGTAGTGTTAGGAATTGCTTTTGGCTTAACAGGAAGACTGTTTAGTGTGAGTTTAGCGTATTTGAAAAAATATTGGAGTACTAAAATTCCAAGTCCTACTCTAAGAATATTTTTATTAGGAATGGTTGTTAGTATTTTAATTGCAGCTTTTGGCAGTGGTCGTTATGCAGGATTAGGGACAAATTTAATTCATGCTAGTTTTTATAGTGAGACAATTGATGTACAAGATTGGATTTTAAAATTAGGGTTAACCGTATTCTCGCTTAGTGCAGGATTTCTAGGTGGGGAAGTAACACCGCTCTTTTCAATTGGATCTTCATTAGGAATCGTGATGAGTTCTTGGTTAGAAATTTCTCCAGTAGTAGCAGCGGCATTGGGTTACGGAGCTGTATTTGGAAGTGCAACAAACACGTGGTTAGCTCCTATTTTTATAATTGGTGAAGTATTCGGATATAGTATGATGCCATATGCAGCGATTGTTTGTATTGTCGCATTTGTCGTGAATGGAAATAATAGCATTTATGGACAACAAAAAATTTTTGAATTAGAAAAACAAATTTTCAAATAA
- a CDS encoding ribose-phosphate diphosphokinase: protein MVEHYSDPNLKIFALSSNRPLAQKIAEQVGVELGKVSVTQFSDGEIKINIDESIRGDHVYIVQSTSYPVNDNLMELLIMIDALRRASAKTINVVLPYYGYARQDRKAQSREPITAKLVANMITQAGADRVLTLDLHAAQIQGFFDIPVDHLLGAPLLANYFLENNFKDKDIVVVSPDHGGVTRARKLAEFLHAPIAIIDKRRPKANVAEVMNIIGDVKGKVAVLIDDMIDTAGTITLAAQALQDAGAIEVYACCTHPVLSGPALDRLNASVIKEVVVTDSIQVPEEKTGGKIVQVSVDQLMAEAIKRIHENRSVSPLFIEKFTILD, encoded by the coding sequence ATTGTGGAACATTATTCCGATCCAAATTTAAAGATTTTTGCATTAAGCTCAAATCGTCCATTAGCTCAAAAAATTGCAGAACAAGTCGGGGTAGAATTAGGGAAAGTATCCGTTACTCAATTTAGTGATGGAGAGATTAAAATTAACATTGATGAGAGTATTCGTGGAGACCATGTTTATATTGTTCAATCAACATCGTATCCAGTAAATGATAACTTAATGGAGTTATTAATTATGATCGATGCATTACGTCGTGCAAGTGCGAAAACTATTAACGTTGTATTACCGTACTATGGCTATGCACGTCAAGATCGTAAAGCTCAATCACGTGAACCAATTACGGCAAAATTAGTGGCAAATATGATTACACAAGCAGGTGCAGACCGTGTGTTAACATTAGACTTACATGCTGCTCAAATTCAAGGATTCTTTGATATTCCAGTGGATCACTTATTAGGAGCTCCATTATTAGCCAATTATTTCTTAGAAAATAATTTCAAAGATAAAGATATCGTAGTTGTATCACCAGATCATGGCGGGGTAACTCGTGCACGTAAATTAGCAGAATTCTTACATGCTCCAATTGCGATTATTGATAAACGTCGTCCAAAAGCAAATGTTGCAGAAGTGATGAATATTATTGGAGATGTTAAAGGGAAAGTGGCGGTATTAATCGACGATATGATTGATACAGCTGGAACTATTACATTAGCAGCTCAAGCTTTACAAGATGCAGGAGCAATTGAAGTGTATGCTTGTTGTACACACCCTGTATTATCAGGTCCAGCATTAGATCGTTTAAATGCTTCTGTTATTAAAGAAGTAGTTGTAACGGACTCCATTCAAGTTCCTGAAGAAAAAACAGGTGGAAAAATTGTACAAGTTAGTGTGGATCAATTAATGGCTGAAGCAATTAAACGTATTCATGAAAACCGTTCAGTAAGTCCATTATTTATTGAAAAGTTCACAATTTTAGATTGA
- the glmU gene encoding bifunctional UDP-N-acetylglucosamine diphosphorylase/glucosamine-1-phosphate N-acetyltransferase GlmU translates to MNQKYGIILAAGKGTRMKSELYKVMHPVCGKPMVEHVVDQVERAGAETIVAIVGHGAEMVQQQLGKRVSYALQAEQLGTGHAVLQAEELLKDKEGTTLVVCGDTPLLTAETFEQLMKVHEDKKAKATILTAWVDDPTGYGHVVREKDGTVLKNVEHKDATPEEAAIQEINTGTYCFDNQSLFSALNEVGNDNAQGEYYLPDVLEILKNRGEIISAYQMPNVDEGMGVNDRVALSKAEKSMRHRINEQHMRQGVTLIDPEQTYIDSEVVIGSDTVIEPGVYLKGKTVIGQHCHITSGSVIRDSVLEDYVTVTSSNIEESLMESHSNAGPFAHLRPKSVLGNSVHIGNFVEVKNATLGTGTKVGHLTYVGDADLGKEINVGCGTIFVNYDGKNKHRATVGDRVFVGCNANLVAPVTVGDDVFIAAGSTITRDIPNGALAIARSRQENKENYAEKLPSAQKNHKKYI, encoded by the coding sequence ATGAATCAAAAATACGGAATTATTTTAGCGGCTGGAAAAGGCACACGAATGAAATCTGAACTTTATAAAGTGATGCATCCAGTTTGTGGAAAACCAATGGTAGAGCATGTGGTAGATCAAGTAGAACGTGCAGGAGCCGAAACGATTGTAGCTATTGTTGGACATGGTGCAGAAATGGTGCAACAACAATTAGGAAAACGTGTTTCTTATGCGTTACAAGCAGAACAATTAGGAACAGGTCATGCCGTTTTACAAGCAGAAGAATTATTGAAAGATAAAGAAGGAACAACTTTAGTTGTTTGTGGAGATACACCACTATTAACAGCAGAAACTTTTGAACAATTAATGAAAGTTCATGAAGATAAAAAAGCAAAAGCGACAATCTTAACAGCTTGGGTAGATGACCCAACTGGATATGGGCATGTAGTTCGTGAGAAAGATGGAACAGTTTTAAAAAATGTAGAACATAAAGATGCTACTCCTGAAGAAGCAGCGATTCAAGAAATTAATACAGGAACTTATTGTTTTGATAATCAATCCTTATTCAGCGCATTAAACGAAGTAGGAAATGATAATGCTCAGGGCGAATATTACTTACCAGATGTATTAGAAATTTTGAAAAATCGTGGAGAAATTATTTCTGCTTATCAAATGCCAAATGTAGATGAAGGAATGGGCGTTAATGACCGAGTTGCTTTATCAAAAGCAGAAAAATCGATGCGTCATCGTATTAATGAACAACATATGAGACAGGGTGTCACATTAATTGACCCGGAACAAACGTACATTGACTCAGAAGTAGTGATTGGTTCTGATACGGTCATTGAACCAGGAGTTTATTTAAAAGGAAAAACAGTTATTGGACAACATTGCCATATTACTTCAGGAAGTGTCATTCGTGATTCAGTATTAGAAGATTATGTAACAGTAACAAGTTCAAATATCGAAGAATCATTAATGGAATCTCATAGTAACGCTGGTCCATTTGCACATCTTCGTCCAAAATCTGTACTAGGAAATTCTGTTCATATTGGAAACTTCGTAGAAGTGAAAAATGCCACTTTAGGAACAGGAACAAAAGTCGGTCACTTAACATATGTAGGAGACGCTGATTTAGGAAAAGAAATCAATGTTGGTTGTGGAACAATCTTCGTAAATTATGACGGTAAAAATAAACATCGAGCCACTGTAGGTGACCGTGTATTTGTGGGATGCAATGCGAATTTAGTAGCACCTGTTACCGTTGGAGATGATGTCTTTATTGCAGCTGGTTCTACAATTACAAGAGACATTCCAAATGGAGCGTTAGCAATTGCTCGTTCTCGTCAAGAGAATAAAGAAAACTATGCCGAGAAATTACCTTCAGCGCAAAAAAATCATAAAAAATACATTTAG
- the manA gene encoding mannose-6-phosphate isomerase, class I: MQPIFLKPVLQEKIWGGKKLQTEFNLTLPSDKVGESWSISAHPNGQSTVLSPSEFQGMTLAELYAKHADLFHQQALPTFPLLIKILDASDDLSIQVHPNDAYGLEHEHELGKNECWYVISAEPGAKIIYGHTAQTKEDFITLIQEEKWNELFTEVPVKAGDFFNVPSGTIHAIGKGIVILETQQNSDTTYRVYDYDRKDDAGNPRPLHIPQTIDVTTIPHQLPIFQQTVEKLDDATITHFITNHYFSVWKWEIDGTYATTLDDNYYLATVIEGEGTLEVNGESFILKKADSFILPTPIHDVTVKGNLTLIVSRSEE; encoded by the coding sequence ATGCAACCTATCTTTTTAAAACCAGTCCTACAAGAAAAAATTTGGGGCGGTAAAAAATTACAAACAGAATTTAACTTAACATTGCCAAGTGATAAAGTTGGTGAATCTTGGTCGATTAGCGCTCATCCGAATGGACAGTCCACTGTTCTTTCCCCTTCTGAATTTCAAGGGATGACACTAGCCGAATTATATGCAAAACATGCAGATTTATTTCATCAACAAGCATTGCCCACTTTCCCTCTATTAATCAAAATTTTAGATGCAAGTGATGACTTATCCATTCAAGTACATCCAAATGATGCTTATGGATTAGAACATGAACACGAATTAGGGAAAAACGAATGTTGGTATGTTATTTCTGCTGAACCGGGTGCCAAAATTATTTACGGACATACCGCACAAACAAAAGAAGATTTTATTACATTAATCCAAGAAGAGAAATGGAACGAATTATTTACAGAAGTTCCTGTAAAAGCAGGAGATTTCTTCAACGTCCCAAGCGGAACTATTCACGCAATCGGAAAAGGCATTGTCATTTTAGAAACACAACAAAACTCTGATACTACTTACCGTGTCTATGATTATGACCGAAAAGATGATGCAGGAAATCCTCGTCCATTACATATTCCACAAACAATTGATGTCACTACAATTCCACATCAATTACCAATTTTTCAACAAACAGTCGAAAAATTGGATGATGCAACCATTACTCATTTCATTACCAATCACTATTTCTCTGTTTGGAAATGGGAAATCGATGGAACTTACGCTACTACACTAGATGACAACTACTATTTAGCAACTGTTATCGAAGGTGAAGGAACACTAGAAGTAAATGGCGAATCATTCATTCTTAAAAAAGCAGATTCCTTTATTTTACCTACACCTATTCATGATGTAACTGTAAAAGGAAATCTAACATTAATCGTTTCTCGTTCAGAAGAATAA
- a CDS encoding transaldolase codes for MVKELTVKVFSDGANLDNMLNDLNSGIVTGFTTNPSLMKKAGITSYIGFAKEVLKEIKTYPVSFEVFEDEIDQMEKEARRIATLAENVYVKIPITNSKGESTVPLIDRLTADGIKVNVTAIFTIKQVEEVVAVLKNNTPSIVSVFAGRIADTGVDPMPIMKEALEICRKKELAELLWASPRETFNIYQANELGVDIITCTSDLIKKLSLKDKDLTQYSLETVQMFLRDSTSLGFNILE; via the coding sequence ATGGTTAAAGAATTAACAGTTAAAGTGTTTTCTGATGGAGCAAATTTAGATAACATGTTAAATGATTTAAATTCAGGTATTGTAACGGGTTTTACTACTAATCCAAGTTTAATGAAAAAAGCTGGTATTACAAGTTATATTGGATTTGCTAAGGAAGTCTTAAAAGAGATTAAAACTTACCCAGTTTCTTTTGAAGTATTCGAAGATGAAATTGACCAAATGGAAAAAGAGGCACGTAGAATTGCAACGTTAGCGGAAAATGTCTATGTAAAAATTCCTATTACTAATTCAAAAGGAGAGAGTACTGTACCATTGATTGACCGTTTAACTGCAGATGGTATTAAAGTTAATGTAACTGCAATTTTTACAATAAAACAAGTGGAAGAAGTTGTAGCAGTGCTAAAAAATAATACTCCATCCATTGTTTCCGTTTTTGCGGGAAGAATTGCAGATACAGGTGTAGATCCAATGCCGATTATGAAAGAAGCTTTAGAAATTTGTCGTAAGAAAGAATTGGCTGAATTATTATGGGCAAGTCCTAGAGAAACATTTAATATTTATCAAGCAAATGAGTTAGGAGTGGATATCATTACATGTACTTCTGATTTGATAAAGAAATTATCGTTAAAAGATAAAGATTTAACACAATATTCTTTAGAGACTGTTCAAATGTTTTTAAGAGACAGTACAAGTTTAGGATTTAATATTTTAGAGTAA
- a CDS encoding PTS ascorbate transporter subunit IIC — MNGVLIFFQNILSEPAFLMGLIAFFGLLALKTPGHKVLTGTLGPILGYLMLAAGAGVIQANLVPLATLIEQGFGITGVVPNNEAVTSVAQKILGVETMSILIVGLLLNLLFARFTRFKYIFLTGHHSFFMACLLSAVLGAIGFEGVVLVLLGGFFLGAWSAISPAIGQKYTLKVTDGDEIAMGHFGSLGYYLAAWIGTKVGKDSRSTEELQISDKWSFLRNTTISTGIVMVIFYIIGVVACLIRHPQAVEELANGKNPLIFAIISGLTFAVGVSVVYAGVRMILADLIPAFQGIATKLIPNAVPAVDCAVFFPYAPTAVIIGFAFSFLGGLVGMFVLGALGGVLIIPGMVPHFFCGATAGIFGNATGGRKGAILGSFVNGLFLAFLPATLLPVLGKLGFANTTFGDFDFGLIGILLGRTGESVGVIGIYIIAAVLAVVLVLPSVLTKSKEALNNIVEEEE; from the coding sequence ATGAATGGGGTATTAATATTTTTTCAAAACATTTTAAGTGAGCCAGCATTTTTAATGGGATTAATTGCATTTTTTGGATTACTTGCTTTAAAAACACCAGGGCATAAGGTGTTGACTGGAACATTAGGTCCTATTTTAGGATATCTAATGTTAGCTGCAGGAGCGGGTGTTATTCAAGCTAATTTAGTTCCTCTGGCAACATTAATTGAACAAGGATTTGGTATTACGGGAGTAGTTCCAAATAATGAGGCTGTTACAAGTGTAGCACAAAAAATCTTAGGTGTAGAAACAATGTCAATTTTAATTGTTGGCTTGTTATTGAATTTACTTTTTGCTAGATTTACTCGTTTTAAATATATTTTTTTAACAGGACATCATAGTTTCTTCATGGCATGCTTACTTTCGGCAGTTTTAGGAGCAATTGGATTTGAAGGAGTTGTATTAGTTTTATTAGGAGGATTTTTCTTAGGTGCATGGTCAGCTATCTCACCAGCAATTGGTCAAAAATATACTTTGAAAGTAACAGATGGTGATGAAATTGCTATGGGTCACTTTGGAAGTTTAGGTTATTATTTAGCAGCTTGGATAGGGACTAAGGTTGGTAAAGACAGCAGAAGTACAGAAGAATTACAAATTTCTGATAAATGGAGCTTTTTAAGAAATACAACAATTTCAACAGGAATTGTAATGGTAATATTTTATATTATTGGTGTTGTAGCTTGCTTGATTAGACATCCTCAAGCGGTAGAAGAATTGGCTAACGGAAAGAATCCTTTGATTTTTGCCATTATTAGTGGTTTGACATTTGCTGTAGGTGTATCAGTAGTTTATGCAGGGGTTCGTATGATCTTGGCAGATTTAATTCCTGCTTTCCAAGGTATTGCTACTAAATTAATTCCAAATGCAGTACCTGCAGTAGATTGTGCTGTATTCTTCCCTTATGCTCCGACTGCTGTAATTATTGGATTTGCATTTAGTTTCTTAGGTGGTCTTGTAGGTATGTTTGTACTGGGTGCATTAGGTGGAGTGTTAATTATTCCTGGTATGGTACCGCATTTCTTCTGTGGAGCTACAGCTGGAATTTTTGGTAATGCAACAGGAGGTAGAAAAGGTGCGATTTTAGGATCATTTGTAAATGGATTATTCTTAGCGTTTTTACCAGCTACATTACTTCCAGTTTTAGGAAAATTAGGATTTGCTAATACAACATTTGGTGATTTTGATTTTGGTTTAATTGGTATTCTATTGGGACGTACTGGTGAATCAGTAGGAGTTATTGGTATTTATATTATTGCTGCGGTTTTAGCTGTTGTATTAGTTTTACCTTCAGTACTTACAAAATCAAAAGAAGCTTTGAATAATATTGTTGAAGAAGAGGAGTAA
- a CDS encoding PTS sugar transporter subunit IIB → MIKVVTVCGNGIGSSLLLRLKVEAIAKDLGIEVEAESCDSNAAVGKNADLYVTVKEFKDIFPETANVCIVESYTNRKKIEPVLAPVLQEMNNN, encoded by the coding sequence ATGATTAAAGTAGTAACAGTTTGTGGAAATGGAATTGGTAGTAGCTTGTTATTGAGATTAAAAGTAGAAGCTATAGCTAAAGACTTAGGGATTGAAGTTGAAGCAGAATCATGTGATTCTAATGCAGCAGTTGGAAAAAATGCTGATTTATATGTAACTGTGAAAGAGTTTAAAGATATTTTTCCAGAAACAGCAAATGTTTGTATTGTAGAAAGTTATACAAATAGAAAGAAAATTGAACCAGTATTAGCACCAGTTTTACAAGAAATGAATAATAATTAA
- a CDS encoding BglG family transcription antiterminator — MLTNELIKKYQFFLNYNHTSIEEMEGVLQCNKRIVMTDIQKVNEMLLNLDLPIITVQNDFIITPDISITSILKYINIESKDFVFQEERIDMLILYIILYSDYISNLHLQDFLRMSKNSILADLKEVKAILKQCELQLIYSREKGYYIDGDSNKIRELLEITIGYLITLVCGRNILSYIFNECNLIYQEEIFLNSLKIGSDKYQLIFIAEKIDTVAILMAVFNEYSLKEPYIKKKENFEKIIETPLLRLLLDIEEQFPNLSKERDFLLSRLAGCVQGDLNINPEPDIIKIMDEIILQVKVNTGLEFPETFQFRRNLYSHLYPAFYRQIFDISLKNPLTSQIVKEYNYLFALIKRSLKPLEEATCKKISDDEIAYFTIHFGGYLENIQKESISEKIVAMVICPNGISSSLILRAELKQIFPMIEFYTMSFNDYKRNIGIQKVDMIFSTMNIEVDKPLFIVKTIMNSTEKILLKKKVFETFHLKKKEFISVDEILNIITKHVFVKNEKELKKDLTKYLFANKEVVLGGDSLKDLVKKELIQQLDKVNDWQTAVRIASKPLLEQSYIEESYVDAIIKSVNEIGPYIVLAPKVAVPHASPDAGVHRLGISLLQLKKPVNFGSGDDEDKNVQLIFVLATVDSTAHLKALQQLSLILEDDDVIENLIKAETPEEILSLIEKVIEEGGEWDD; from the coding sequence GTGTTAACAAATGAGCTCATAAAAAAATACCAGTTTTTTCTTAATTATAATCATACCTCTATAGAAGAAATGGAGGGTGTACTTCAATGTAATAAAAGAATAGTAATGACAGATATACAAAAAGTTAATGAAATGTTACTAAATTTAGATTTACCTATCATTACTGTTCAAAATGATTTTATTATTACACCAGATATCTCAATAACTAGTATATTGAAGTATATTAATATAGAATCAAAAGATTTTGTGTTCCAGGAAGAACGTATAGATATGTTGATTTTATATATAATTTTATATTCAGACTATATTTCTAATTTACATTTGCAAGATTTTTTAAGAATGAGTAAAAATTCAATTTTAGCAGATTTAAAAGAAGTTAAAGCTATTTTGAAACAATGTGAACTTCAGTTAATTTACTCTCGTGAAAAAGGATATTATATAGATGGAGATAGTAATAAAATCAGAGAATTACTTGAGATAACAATTGGATATTTAATTACTTTAGTGTGTGGAAGAAATATTTTAAGTTACATTTTTAATGAATGTAATTTAATCTATCAAGAAGAAATATTTTTAAATTCGTTAAAAATAGGTAGTGATAAATATCAATTAATATTTATTGCCGAGAAAATTGATACAGTAGCCATATTAATGGCAGTATTTAATGAATATAGTTTGAAAGAACCATATATCAAAAAAAAGGAAAATTTTGAAAAAATAATCGAAACACCATTATTAAGACTGCTATTAGATATCGAAGAACAATTTCCAAATTTATCAAAGGAAAGAGATTTTCTTTTATCCAGATTAGCAGGGTGTGTTCAGGGAGATTTAAATATTAATCCTGAACCTGACATTATAAAAATAATGGATGAAATTATTTTACAAGTAAAAGTAAATACAGGCTTAGAATTTCCTGAAACATTTCAATTTAGAAGAAATTTATATTCACATTTATATCCTGCATTTTATAGACAAATTTTTGATATTTCTTTAAAAAATCCTCTTACCAGCCAAATTGTTAAAGAATATAATTATTTGTTTGCTTTAATTAAAAGAAGTCTTAAGCCTTTAGAAGAAGCAACGTGTAAAAAGATATCTGATGATGAAATTGCCTATTTTACAATTCATTTTGGTGGATATTTAGAAAATATTCAAAAAGAAAGTATAAGTGAAAAAATTGTTGCTATGGTTATCTGTCCAAATGGAATTAGTTCTTCATTAATTTTACGAGCCGAATTGAAACAGATATTTCCGATGATAGAATTTTATACAATGTCTTTTAATGATTATAAAAGAAATATTGGAATTCAAAAAGTTGATATGATTTTTTCTACAATGAATATTGAGGTAGATAAACCACTTTTTATTGTTAAAACAATCATGAATTCTACTGAAAAGATTTTATTAAAGAAAAAAGTTTTTGAAACATTCCATTTGAAGAAAAAAGAATTTATTTCAGTTGATGAAATACTTAATATTATTACTAAGCACGTCTTTGTAAAAAATGAAAAGGAGTTGAAAAAAGATTTAACAAAATATTTGTTTGCTAATAAAGAAGTAGTGTTAGGAGGTGATTCCTTGAAAGATTTAGTTAAAAAAGAATTGATTCAACAATTAGATAAAGTAAACGATTGGCAAACTGCAGTCAGAATTGCATCTAAACCTTTATTAGAACAAAGTTATATCGAAGAAAGTTATGTCGATGCTATCATTAAAAGTGTTAATGAAATTGGTCCGTATATAGTTTTAGCACCAAAAGTAGCAGTTCCTCACGCATCACCAGATGCTGGTGTTCATCGTTTAGGGATTAGTTTATTGCAATTAAAGAAACCTGTTAATTTTGGTTCAGGAGATGATGAAGATAAAAATGTACAGTTAATATTTGTATTAGCAACAGTTGATTCCACTGCACATTTAAAAGCTTTACAGCAATTGTCATTAATTTTAGAAGATGATGATGTTATAGAAAATTTGATTAAAGCCGAAACACCGGAAGAAATTTTAAGTTTAATTGAGAAAGTAATTGAAGAAGGAGGTGAGTGGGATGATTAA
- a CDS encoding GntP family permease: protein MVSQISTLGALVGLILAIILIIKKVHPAYSLILGALVGGVIGGAGLAGSVSAMVTGAQGMMSPVLRIMTSGILAGALIKTGSAETIAETIVKKLGEKRAIAAISIATMIICAVGVFIDIAVITVAPIAIAIAKKANLSKAGILLAMIGGGKAGNIISPNPNTIAASEAFQLDLTALMAKNIIPALVALVVSILLAGFLAKKVDHAFDDMEEEAEHHTSVPFFQAILGPIVVIALLALRSLVGVSVDPLIALPIGGLVTILVTGHSKHTVEYTEFGLSKVIGVSILLIGTGTIAGIIKASSLQVDMIHVLEALNMPSFVLAPLSGVLMGAATASTTAGSTIASQTFAAPLVSSGVPAVAAAAMIHAGATVLDSLPHGSFFHATGGSVFMSIEDRMKLIPYEALVGLTSTIVAVILYLLG, encoded by the coding sequence ATGGTTAGTCAAATTAGTACATTAGGAGCTTTAGTTGGATTAATTCTTGCAATTATACTGATTATTAAAAAAGTTCATCCAGCTTATAGTTTAATTTTAGGAGCTTTAGTAGGAGGCGTGATTGGTGGAGCTGGTTTAGCAGGTTCCGTTAGTGCGATGGTAACGGGAGCACAAGGAATGATGTCTCCAGTATTAAGAATTATGACTTCAGGTATTTTAGCAGGAGCTTTAATTAAAACAGGTTCTGCTGAAACGATTGCTGAAACAATTGTGAAGAAGTTAGGGGAGAAAAGAGCCATTGCAGCGATTTCGATTGCTACAATGATTATTTGTGCAGTAGGAGTATTTATTGATATTGCTGTTATTACAGTAGCACCGATTGCGATTGCGATTGCAAAAAAAGCGAATTTATCAAAAGCAGGTATTTTATTAGCAATGATTGGTGGAGGAAAAGCAGGAAATATTATTTCTCCAAATCCAAATACGATTGCTGCTTCAGAAGCATTTCAATTAGATTTAACAGCATTAATGGCTAAAAATATTATTCCTGCATTAGTAGCATTAGTTGTTAGTATTTTATTAGCAGGATTTCTAGCAAAGAAAGTTGATCATGCTTTTGACGATATGGAAGAAGAAGCAGAACATCACACTTCTGTACCATTTTTCCAAGCGATTCTTGGGCCAATTGTGGTCATTGCGTTATTAGCTTTACGTTCATTAGTCGGAGTAAGCGTGGATCCTTTAATTGCATTACCAATTGGTGGGTTGGTAACAATTTTAGTAACAGGGCATTCAAAACATACCGTGGAATATACAGAATTTGGATTGAGTAAAGTAATCGGTGTATCCATTTTATTAATTGGAACAGGAACAATTGCGGGAATTATTAAAGCTTCTTCTCTACAAGTGGATATGATTCATGTATTGGAAGCTTTGAATATGCCATCCTTTGTTTTAGCGCCATTATCAGGTGTTTTAATGGGAGCAGCTACCGCTTCTACAACAGCTGGTTCTACGATTGCTTCTCAAACGTTTGCAGCTCCTTTAGTTTCTTCTGGAGTTCCTGCAGTGGCAGCAGCAGCAATGATTCATGCTGGGGCAACAGTGTTGGATTCTCTTCCTCATGGATCATTCTTCCATGCTACAGGAGGTTCAGTCTTTATGAGTATTGAAGATCGTATGAAGTTAATTCCTTACGAAGCATTGGTAGGTTTGACAAGTACTATTGTCGCAGTGATTTTGTATTTATTAGGATAA